From a single Nicotiana tomentosiformis chromosome 2, ASM39032v3, whole genome shotgun sequence genomic region:
- the LOC104115234 gene encoding monolignol oxidoreductase AtBBE-like 13 yields MASLNSILVSFILVLLFSSSCSALSDTTPEKFYQCICKNSDFSDPFTKAFFTPNTDPFNTVLNSTAQNLRCLIPSVPKPELIFTPMAESHVQAAVICAKQLNLQLRVRSGGHDYEGLSYISVMESPFVIVDLSKLREIDVNIEENSAWTQAGATVGEVYYRISEKSKTHGFPAGLCTSLGIGGHITGGAYGSMMRKFGLGADNVIDARIINANGTILDRQSMGEDLFWAIRGGGGASFGVILSWKLKLVTVPSVVTVFTVPKTLEDDATKILYKWEQVADKIDDDLFMRVVINVVERKDKKGERTVQTAYNSLFLGTADRLLQIMNESFPELGLTEKDCTEMSWIESILYIAGFPTKTPPEVLLQGKSTFKNYFKAKSDFVREPIPETGLEGIWKRLLEENSPLMIWNPYGGMMANISESETPFPHRKGVIFKIQYLTLWNEPDQELATKHVDWIRRLYNYMTSYASMFPREAYVNYRDLDLGMNKNGNSNSSFVQASVWGNKYFKNNFNRLVQIKTRVDPENFFKFEQSIPTLPLTKKRRGKKINH; encoded by the coding sequence ATGGCATCCTTAAACTCTATTCTTGTCTCATTTATCTTAGTCTTATTATTTTCAAGTTCTTGTTCTGCTCTTTCTGATACAACCCCTGAAAAGTTCTACCAATGTATTTGCAAGAACTCTGATTTCTCTGATCCTTTTACCAAAGCTTTCTTCACCCCAAACACTGATCCATTCAACACAGTCTTGAATTCCACAGCTCAAAATCTCAGGTGTTTGATACCATCAGTTCCTAAACCTGAGCTGATTTTCACACCAATGGCAGAATCCCATGTCCAAGCAGCAGTCATTTGTGCAAAACAACTCAATCTTCAGCTCAGGGTTAGAAGTGGAGGCCATGATTATGAAGGCCTCTCGTACATTTCAGTAATGGAATCTCCTTTTGTCATCGTCGATCTCTCCAAACTTCGAGAGATCGACGTGAACATAGAGGAAAATTCAGCTTGGACTCAAGCTGGGGCTACTGTTGGTGAAGTCTATTATAGAATTTCAGAGAAAAGCAAAACTCATGGATTTCCAGCTGGACTTTGTACCAGTTTAGGAATTGGTGGTCACATAACAGGTGGGGCCTATGGTTCTATGATGAGAAAATTCGGGCTTGGGGCTGACAATGTGATCGATGCTCGAATTATCAATGCCAATGGTACTATACTCGATAGGCAATCGATGGGGGAAGACTTGTTTTGGGCGATTCGAGGTGGTGGAGGAGCAAGTTTCGGGGTCATACTGTCCTGGAAACTAAAATTAGTTACTGTTCCATCGGTTGTCACTGTTTTCACTGTCCCGAAAACATTGGAAGACGACGCGACGAAGATTTTGTACAAGTGGGAACAAGTTGCTGATAAAATTGATGATGATCTATTCATGAGAGTAGTCATAAATGTAGtggaaagaaaagataaaaagggAGAAAGGACAGTTCAAACAGCTTATAACTCATTGTTTCTTGGAACTGCTGACAGGCTTTTACAAATAATGAATGAGAGTTTCCCTGAATTGGGATTGACAGAAAAAGATTGTACAGAAATGAGTTGGATTGAGTCAATTTTGTACATTGCTGGTTTCCCAACCAAAACCCCACCAGAAGTACTTCTCCAGGGGAAGTCAACATTCAAAAACTACTTCAAAGCCAAATCAGACTTTGTAAGAGAGCCAATTCCTGAAACTGGACTTGAAGGTATATGGAAAAGGCTATTAGAAGAAAATTCACCACTAATGATATGGAATCCATATGGAGGAATGATGGCTAATATATCAGAATCAGAGACACCTTTCCCACACAGAAAAGGAGTCATTTTCAAGATTCAGTACTTAACTCTCTGGAATGAACCTGATCAAGAATTGGCTACGAAACACGTCGATTGGATTAGAAGGCTGTACAATTACATGACTTCTTATGCTTCTATGTTCCCAAGAGAAGCCTATGTGAATTATAGAGATCTTGATTTGGGAATGAACAagaatgggaattccaattccaGCTTTGTACAAGCTAGTGTGTGGGGGAataagtatttcaagaataatttTAACAGGTTGGTGCAAATAAAGACTAGGGTGGATCCAGAAAACTTTTTCAAGTTTGAACAAAGCATCCCAACTCTTCCTCTTACTAAGAAGAGAAGAGGAAAGAAGATTAACCATTAA
- the LOC138904861 gene encoding uncharacterized protein, translating into MSAPPENWEEQSTARPPLFNGQYYSWWKNMIRDHIIGEDYELWDIVTDGPLATLKINAEGIEMSTTESKVVQLLSKFGTHCKWLMKEHLRRQTMKMDIKKERSVALRITEGSDLEDDEMAMITKDFKKYPR; encoded by the exons atGAGCGCACCACCTGAAAACTGGGAAgagcaatccactgctaggccaccactctttaacggtcagtactactcttggtggaaaaacatgataagagatcacattataggagaagactatgagctatgggacattgtcaccgatggtccactggctaccttGAAGATAAATGCTGAAGGAATAGAG ATGAGTACAACAGAATCTAAAGTTGTACAACTGCTAAGcaaatttgggacacattgcaagtggctcatgaaggaacacctcag gagacaaaccatgaaaatggatattaagaaggaaaggagcgtggcactcagaatcactgaaggttctgatctagaagatgatgaaatggctatgatcaccaaggacttcaagaagtacccgAGGTGA